In Zingiber officinale cultivar Zhangliang chromosome 1A, Zo_v1.1, whole genome shotgun sequence, a genomic segment contains:
- the LOC122038210 gene encoding protein LURP-one-related 7-like produces MEASGVPVLGVGQIPIDYILHKSLIGHGLTVHDAQGNVVFRIGPSSSSARRTKILFDSVGNPLVTVLYLNDEWRCFRGNSQELEDLIFTVHKILYSPSNTELDVLLSSANSLDQKTGFRLKGNPFRRACTIIQGDSIVAQTSLLYKLSKIIYSRNKFRLTVYPGNDCVLAISMLMAFFWR; encoded by the exons ATGGAGGCCTCTGGTGTTCCGGTGCTTGGAGTCGGACAAATCCCGATTGATTATATTCTCCACAAGTCTCTCATCGGCCACGGCCTCACGGTCCACGACGCGCAGGGTAACGTCGTCTTTCGGATCGGCCCTTCGTCCTCGTCGGCTCGCCGCACCAAGATCCTCTTTGATTCAGTCGGAAATCCCTTGGTCACCGTCTTATATCTCAAC GATGAGTGGAGATGTTTCAGAGGGAACAGCCAGGAACTCGAGGACTTGATCTTCACAGTCCACAAGATTTTGTACTCTCCATCTAACACCGAGCTAGATGTTCTCTTATCAAGTGCAAATTCTTTGGACCAAAAAACAGGCTTTAGGCTGAAGGGCAATCCTTTTAGAAGAGCATGCACCATCATACAGGGGGACTCAATTGTGGCTCAG ACAAGTCTCTTGTACAAACTCAGCAAGATAATTTACTCAAGGAATAAATTTCGACTTACTGTTTATCCGGGAAATGATTGTGTTCTAGCCATTtctatgcttatggcattttttTGGCGTTGA
- the LOC122038211 gene encoding patellin-6-like translates to MEPAQATPDVIPSPKPATKRSLLSSLMEAATTAATLQNSSFDEDSYFLSALKPSELRALDELKQLLSSAAKPISIWGVPVAPPPPSAAADDEASGRADVVLLKFLRARDFDAGQAHAMLLRCAEWRSEFGADGVAEEELAGFKELEGVVAYMHGWDRGGHPVCYNAYGVFKDKAVYERVLGDAGKLQRFLRWRIQVMERGVRQLQLRPGGVNAIIQVTDLRDMPKRELRAASKHILSLFQDNYPEMVSRKVFVNVPWYFSMLYAVISPLLTDRTKSKFVIAGEGNVTETLYKFIRPEFVPVQYGGLSRPGELQNDPPKPATEFAIKGGEKVDLEIEGIEGGATIAWDIAVGGWDLDYGAAYVPTDHGSYTIVVEKTRRIPASADEPIHDVFTAKEAGKMVLSLDNTGSRRRKVAAYRYFVRRQSN, encoded by the exons ATGGAGCCAGCTCAAGCTACCCCCGATGTCATTCCTTCGCCCAAGCCAGCCACAAAACGGAGCCTTTTGAGTTCCCTCATGGAGGCCGCCACCACCGCCGCCACCCTCCAGAACTCCTCCTTCGACGAGGACTCTTACTTTCTGTCTGCCCTCAAGCCGTCGGAGCTCAGGGCCCTGGATGAACTCAAGCAGCTGCTCTCCTCCGCCGCCAAGCCCATCTCCATCTGGGGCGTCCCGGTCGCGCCGCCCCCTCCTTCCGCCGCCGCCGACGACGAGGCCTCTGGGCGCGCGGACGTAGTGCTCCTCAAGTTCCTTCGCGCGCGCGACTTCGACGCGGGGCAGGCGCACGCGATGCTGCTGCGGTGCGCGGAGTGGCGGTCGGAGTTCGGCGCGGATGGCGTGGCGGAGGAGGAGCTGGCGGGGTTCAAGGAGCTGGAGGGCGTGGTGGCGTACATGCACGGCTGGGACCGGGGCGGTCACCCCGTGTGCTACAATGCCTACGGCGTCTTCAAGGACAAGGCCGTGTACGAGCGCGTGCTGGGCGACGCCGGCAAGCTGCAGCGATTTCTCCGTTGGCGGATCCAGGTGATGGAACGCGGCGTCCGCCAGCTCCAGCTCCGCCCTGGCGGTGTAAACGCCATCATCCAGGTCACTGACCTCAGGGACATGCCCAAGCGCGAGCTCCGCGCTGCCTCCAAGCACATCCTCTCTCTCTTCCAGGACAACTACCCCGAAATGGTTTCAAGAAAG GTGTTCGTCAATGTCCCATGGTACTTCAGCATGCTCTACGCTGTAATAAGCCCTCTCCTGACTGATAGGACCAAAAGCAAATTTGTGATCGCCGGAGAAGGAAACGTGACCGAGACTCTCTACAA GTTCATCCGTCCGGAGTTCGTGCCGGTGCAGTACGGAGGGCTGAGCCGCCCAGGTGAGCTCCAGAACGATCCGCCCAAGCCGGCCACGGAGTTCGCCATCAAAGGCGGCGAAAAAGTAGACCTCGAAATCGAAGGCATTGAG GGAGGAGCGACCATAGCGTGGGACATTGCGGTGGGCGGGTGGGACTTGGACTACGGCGCCGCGTACGTGCCGACCGACCACGGGAGCTACACGATCGTCGTGGAGAAAACGAGGAGGATTCCGGCGTCGGCGGACGAGCCAATCCACGACGTGTTCACCGCCAAGGAAGCCGGAAAGATGGTGCTATCGTTGGACAACACCGGCTCCCGGCGAAGGAAGGTGGCGGCCTATCGATACTTCGTCCGCAGacagtcaaattaa
- the LOC122038209 gene encoding prosaposin-like gives MDSRLSFLILMLVISFVSANARSLASLDVFVVEVDNEIQSESHIIRNERFCTLCEEFASQAMHYIGENETQTQIISTLHKACSKLHSLKQQCVILVDYYAPMFFLEVSTISPEQFCDKVNLCDETTQVSLSKSDDACTLCQNVIGEVLSKLQDPDTELEVIEILLKGCNKMENFAQKCKKLVFQYGPLILANAEKFLEKTDICTSIHACKKSQQDVVSFLASA, from the exons ATGGATTCAAggttaagttttttaattcttaTGCTGGTAATCAGCTTTGTCTCTGCAAATGCCAGGAGTTTAGCTAGTTTGGATGTGTTCG TTGTGGAAGTGGATAATGAGATTCAAAGTGAAAGTCATATTATAAGGAATGAAAGGTTTTGCACTCTGTGTGAAGAATTTGCTTCTCAGGCTATGCACTATATTGGTGAAAATGAGACACAGACTCAAATTATCAGTACCCTTCACAAAGCTTGTTCCAAGCTGCATTCTCTCAAACAACAG TGTGTTATATTGGTAGACTACTATGCACCAatgtttttcttagaagtttcaaCAATAAGCCCGGAGCAGTTCTGTGATAAGGTGAACCTCTGTGACGAGACTACCCAAGTGAGTTTGTCCAAGAGTGATGATGCCTGCACACTTTGCCAAAATGTCATTGGAGAGGTTCTTTCCAAACTTCAAGATCCTGACACTGAG CTTGAGGTGATTGAGATACTTCTGAAAGGATGCAACAAGATGGAAAATTTTGCCCAAAAG TGCAAGAAACTGGTATTCCAATATGGACCGCTGATCTTGGCTAATGCCGAGAAGTTCCTCGAGAAAACTGATATCTGCACTTCGATCCATGCATGCAAGAAAAGCCAGCAAGATGTAGTCTCCTTTCTTGCCAGTGCCTAA